CCACCGCGTCGAAGCGGCGCCGGGCAAAAAGTTTTTCGGAGGCCAGGCAGATCTTGATGAAGCTTTCCCCCAGGGTGTTGTGCTTCCCCTTTCCCGAAAATGAACCGGCGAAGCTCACTCCCGGAGGGGGCACCAGCTCCTTCACGTCCTCGTAGAGGTCCGTCTGCTGCCCCGTGAAAAGAGTCTCGTGGAGTATCCGCCGCTTCCCGAGCTCGCGGATGACGGGGAACAGCTTGATGATTTCGGGGCGCGTCCCGTAGGCGACGAGGATCATAGCAGCATCGGCTTGTAGCCGTTCTCCATTTCGGTTTTCACGACGTGCCAGTAGTCCTCCGACCTGTCCCTGTTGCTGATCGCCACCCGGTCGATGCCGCGCTCGGGCTTGAGCGATCCCCACAGGGACGGTTCACTCTTGGGATGCGGGGGGCACGCGGAGCGGATGCCGCGCCGCTGAAGCATCGCGCAGAAATGGATATCCTCCCCGAACGTCCGGCAGGGAGGCTCCTCGTCCCAGAAGTATTTCGCCCATTCCCTGCGGAAGAACCAGCTGTGCCCGACGAGGTCGACGTATTCCAGGGTTTCGTTCATCCCTTCCCAGCCCATCCTCGGTTTCTCCGTTTTTGGGCCCGACCGGGAGAGGAACCGGAGCCCGATCGCCCCGCAGATCACCTTCTCGCCGTCCACGTACTTCAGGCAGTTCTCGAACCAGCGCTCCCCGGGAATTGTGTCGTCGTCGAAGACGCAAACGTACTCCCCTTCCAGCGCGGACGCCAGCGCGAACCGGGGGATTATACCGAAGTTGTGGTCGCAGATGATCTTCTTCACCCGGTCGTCGTTTTTGAAGCTCACCAGCTGCTTCCGCTCGATAAAGCCCAGCGCCCGGGGGGGCTTGTTGTACCAGAGCACGATCTCGTGCGGCGGCACGGTCTGGGAGAGCAGCCGGCCGACCTGCTCCTCCAGATACTGGGGCCGTTGCCATGCGGTGAGGATCACCGAAACCTTCGGATTCATCGGGCCTCCCCCGCAATGCGGCGGTCAGCCGAGCAGTTCCTCATAAATCCCCTCCATGTCCTCCGCCAGCCGGTCCCAGGAATGCTCCCTTGCCGTCGACCGCGCCTCCCGCCCCATTCGGAGCCGGGTTTCCCCGTCCATAAGCAGCCCGATCCTGTCCGCAGCCGCGCCCGCATCTTCCGGATCATCCACGACGAAACCGTTCCTGCCGTTCTCCACGAGGTCCTTCGCGCCGACGCCCGCGCTGATCACGACGGGAATCCCCGCGGCCATCGCCTCGAGCACGGCCATCCCGAACGTGTCGAACTTCGACAGCATCGCGAAAACGTCCGAGGCAAGGTAGAAGCGTTCCATCCCATCCGCCTGGGGCCCGGTGAAGACCACCGCCTCCCCGATTCCAAGCCGGTTCGCGATTCCTTCGTACTTCCTTCGATCTCCCTTCCCCACCACGAGCAGCCGGATGCGCTCTCCGGCGTGCTTCCGCCCGGCGCAGGCCACGGATGCCATGATAACATCCAGGCCCTTGACCTCGAAGTTCATCCCCACGAAAAGGATAACGGTATCCTCCAGGCCGATCCCGTAGCGCGAGCGTACTTCGCGGCGGCAGGCAGCCCGGTCCGGCGAGGAAAACCTCTCCACGTCCACCCCCGGGTGAGCCACGAGGAACATCGAGGGATCCACGCCGTACTCGCGCGCGAAAGCATCCTTCGCCAGGGTGGAAACGGGCAGAAACCGGCGGGCGCCGCACCCCATCATCCGCTTTTCGACCGATACGGTCGCGAGATCGAACAGGCCGGGACGTTTGCGGCGCACGTCGCGGACCCAGCCGGCGTGCGGGACCGAGTGAAGCGAGAAGATGTCCGCGCAGTAGATGCGCTCGTGGGAATGCACGAGGTCGAAACTCCCCCCTGACACCATGCGATCGACGAACCGGGCGAACCCGACGGGGCGCAGGAACCGGGGGAACCGGATCGCGGGAACCTTGTGGAACACGATATCCCCGGAACCGGAACTCCACCGGTTGGCGAAGACGTGGAACTCGTATTTACCCTTCCGGGCGAGCCGCTCCGTCAGTTCCGCCGCGAACCTCTCTCCTCCGCCGATCAGGCCGTACTTCGGTATCGCGACGGCCACCCGCGGGCGCCCTCCCCGTCTCATTCCCCCCATACCGGTCGAGGAGGCCGTCACCGCGCCGCCTCGAGACGCTTTCGCTCCAGCTCCCTGAGCTTCACGTATTTGGCGAAAACGTGCATCCCCCCCGCAACGGCGATTTCGAACCCTTCGACGCCGTCGAGGAAACCGAGCCGCAGCAGGTACGACTTCACGAATGAGAGAAACGGGCGGACCGTCATGTCCGAAATGCCGCTCCTGCGGCCCGCTTCGAACATCTCCTTCGCGGAAAGGTCGGTGTACCGGTTCATCTTGACGAGGAGGTCCGACAGGCCGCCGAAGGAATAGTGGAGGATGTGATGATCGAGCCGCCCGCTCTCCCCCGATGCGACCACCCGCTCGTGCACCGCGGAGTCCGAAAACCTCGCCCGGCGCCGGTCGAACAGGCGGACAGTGCGGTCGGGGTACCATCCCGAGTGCCTGATCTCCTTCGAACCGAGGAAAGTCCTCCGCGGGACGGTGTATGCGGGAAGAGCCCCTCCGCGCCGAAGGACATCCGCGATTTCCGAGGCCAGCTCCGGCGTCGCCCGTTCGTCGCAATCGAGGCAGAAGATCATGTCGTGTGAGGCGAGGTCGACCGCGGCCTGCTTCTGCGGGCCGAACCCTTTCCACGGCACTTCGAAGACCTTCGGCGTGAAGCTGAGCGCGACCTCCAGCGTGCCGTCGGAGCTGCCCGAATCCACCACCACGATCTCGTCCGCGAACCGCAATGATTCGAGGCAGGCCGCGATGCGATCCTTCTCGTTCAAGGAGATGACGATGGCGCTGACCGGCCGTCGATCGGACGTTTCCATGCTCTCCCCCGAAACTTTCAGGCCGTTACGATCTCGAACAGCCGTCCCGCGCTCAATTCCTCCTGGAGCGCCCTTCCCGCCCGCACGGCATTGCGGCGGTAACGGCCGTAATCCCGCAGGATCTCTTCCGCTGCCGAGAAAAGCGCTTCCGGCGCCGCCTCCGCGACCGCCTTCCCCGCCTCGAAGCGTTCCACCACGCGCCCCATCCACGTCCCCTTCATCGTCACGACGGGGCAGCCGCGCGACAGGGCATCGAGCGTGACGCCGCTCAGCCGGTCCGCGAAATCCGCGGCGGCATAGGGTTGAAGGCAGACGGCGCCGCGGAACTGGTCCGCGTATTCCTCCGCACCCAGGGTTTCCGGCCGAACCGTCAGGTGCGGATAGGCGATCTTTCCCAGGCGTTCGACCTCCGCGCGCACGGCCGGATCGTACCGGTCGTAATGATCCGGAGAAGCCTGGAGGGTAACAGGGACTGCCTTGTTATGCGAGGCCATCCAGGCGACCAGGCCGACAACGGCCGGGAACCCCTTGTCCGCCCGGGCTGCCCCGGCGAAGAGCAGGTGCCGGAAATCCTCGCTTTCCGGCCCTGCGTCGTGGTCGACGGGCGTGATCGGGTACGGCGCGATTTCGGCCTTGGCGAACCCGCACTCCCGGAAAATGTCCACGACCGATTGCGTGGGCCCGAGCACGGCAAACCCGGGCTGGCGCCCGGCCATCCGCGCGAGGAAAGCCCGTTTACGGGCGTCGGGCCTGAACCAGTGAAAATAGAGGAACGCTTTTCCCGGCGGTATGATTCCCCTGGCCGCAAGCGAGAGAAGGGAAAGATCCGCACGCGTGGCGGTCGGAAGGAACAGCCTGCCGGGCTCGCGCAGCAACCGGCGAAAGAGAAGGAATGCCTCCGGCCGGCGCAAGCGCCTGTGGAACCAGGGAACGACCCGCACGCCCATCTCCTCGAGCCGCGGAAGATACGCGCCGCTTCCTGCATAGAGGCGAATCGAGCACCCGCTGTTTTTCCCGGCGCCGCAGAATGCCGAAACGAAACTGTGGCAGTGCCCCGCCCCGGATTCGAGAGTGGGCTCGACAATGTGAAGAAGTCTTTCCATCGCTTACGAATCCCGACCGATCAATTCCGCCATCGCCTCCGCGGCCGCTTCCGGAGGAATGCTTCGCCGGCATTCCGCGTCCCGGGAGCACCGTTTGCGCAGGCATGCCGTGCACGGCATGG
The Deltaproteobacteria bacterium DNA segment above includes these coding regions:
- a CDS encoding glycosyltransferase family 2 protein, whose protein sequence is MNPKVSVILTAWQRPQYLEEQVGRLLSQTVPPHEIVLWYNKPPRALGFIERKQLVSFKNDDRVKKIICDHNFGIIPRFALASALEGEYVCVFDDDTIPGERWFENCLKYVDGEKVICGAIGLRFLSRSGPKTEKPRMGWEGMNETLEYVDLVGHSWFFRREWAKYFWDEEPPCRTFGEDIHFCAMLQRRGIRSACPPHPKSEPSLWGSLKPERGIDRVAISNRDRSEDYWHVVKTEMENGYKPMLL
- a CDS encoding glycosyltransferase family 4 protein — its product is MAVAIPKYGLIGGGERFAAELTERLARKGKYEFHVFANRWSSGSGDIVFHKVPAIRFPRFLRPVGFARFVDRMVSGGSFDLVHSHERIYCADIFSLHSVPHAGWVRDVRRKRPGLFDLATVSVEKRMMGCGARRFLPVSTLAKDAFAREYGVDPSMFLVAHPGVDVERFSSPDRAACRREVRSRYGIGLEDTVILFVGMNFEVKGLDVIMASVACAGRKHAGERIRLLVVGKGDRRKYEGIANRLGIGEAVVFTGPQADGMERFYLASDVFAMLSKFDTFGMAVLEAMAAGIPVVISAGVGAKDLVENGRNGFVVDDPEDAGAAADRIGLLMDGETRLRMGREARSTAREHSWDRLAEDMEGIYEELLG
- a CDS encoding glycosyltransferase family 2 protein → METSDRRPVSAIVISLNEKDRIAACLESLRFADEIVVVDSGSSDGTLEVALSFTPKVFEVPWKGFGPQKQAAVDLASHDMIFCLDCDERATPELASEIADVLRRGGALPAYTVPRRTFLGSKEIRHSGWYPDRTVRLFDRRRARFSDSAVHERVVASGESGRLDHHILHYSFGGLSDLLVKMNRYTDLSAKEMFEAGRRSGISDMTVRPFLSFVKSYLLRLGFLDGVEGFEIAVAGGMHVFAKYVKLRELERKRLEAAR